A window of the Bacillus sp. A301a_S52 genome harbors these coding sequences:
- a CDS encoding DNA polymerase IV: MGKSRIIFHVDMNSFYASVEAAYDPTLAGKPLAIAGNAKERRGIVVTASYEARARGVKPPMPLWEAKRACPELLVRQPNFDRYRQASMRMFQLLYDYTPLVEPVSIDEGYMDVSDVVTDMTPLQLANHIQTRIEKELSLPCSIGVAPNKFLAKTASDMKKPKGITVLRKREVREKLWPLKTIEMHGIGSKTAEKLQKLGIYTIEDIATTNKDLLHRHLGVGGLRIYERAYGIDDRPVDPDAVNEFKSIGNSTTLPEDTTEPAKVRKILMNLSDSVGRRLRRKNVYTGNIQLTIRYYDRKTITRSSKLPYPIDLHDDIFEASWRLWKKYWNGEPIRLLGVTGMDLVEKGQAYKQLDLFSYKKEEKEEKLSEVVDSLRNKYGEDVLLKGTQGGSKDRSDELRDKKRRGTSLEKDFLRNKLFTDE; encoded by the coding sequence ATGGGGAAAAGCCGAATTATCTTCCATGTTGATATGAACAGCTTTTATGCATCTGTAGAAGCGGCTTATGATCCAACATTGGCTGGCAAACCTTTAGCTATAGCTGGAAATGCTAAAGAAAGACGAGGTATTGTTGTGACAGCTAGCTACGAGGCACGCGCCAGAGGTGTTAAGCCACCAATGCCGTTGTGGGAAGCAAAGAGAGCCTGCCCTGAATTGCTTGTCAGACAGCCTAATTTTGACCGTTACCGACAAGCCTCGATGAGAATGTTTCAATTATTGTACGACTACACGCCTCTTGTTGAACCAGTGTCAATTGATGAAGGCTACATGGATGTGAGTGATGTTGTGACGGATATGACACCTCTCCAGCTCGCTAATCATATTCAAACGCGAATTGAGAAGGAACTTTCCTTACCTTGCAGCATTGGAGTAGCACCAAATAAATTTTTAGCAAAAACAGCGAGCGATATGAAAAAACCAAAAGGTATTACTGTGTTAAGAAAACGAGAAGTTCGTGAAAAATTGTGGCCACTGAAGACAATAGAGATGCATGGGATAGGTAGCAAAACAGCTGAAAAATTACAAAAATTAGGCATATATACGATTGAAGATATTGCAACTACTAATAAAGACCTCCTTCATCGACACTTAGGAGTGGGAGGTTTGCGTATCTATGAGCGTGCTTACGGCATAGATGATCGCCCCGTAGACCCTGATGCAGTTAATGAGTTCAAAAGTATCGGTAACTCCACCACATTGCCAGAAGATACAACAGAACCGGCGAAAGTAAGAAAAATTTTAATGAATTTAAGCGATTCTGTTGGACGTAGATTAAGACGCAAAAATGTTTATACGGGAAATATTCAATTGACCATTCGCTACTATGATCGCAAAACGATTACACGCTCCAGTAAACTCCCGTATCCCATTGATTTACACGACGACATTTTCGAAGCTTCCTGGAGGCTGTGGAAGAAATATTGGAATGGGGAACCCATTAGACTTCTTGGCGTTACAGGTATGGATTTGGTGGAAAAAGGGCAAGCATACAAGCAATTAGATTTATTCTCTTATAAAAAGGAAGAAAAAGAAGAGAAGTTAAGTGAGGTTGTTGATTCTCTTCGTAACAAATATGGAGAAGATGTGCTTCTGAAAGGTACACAAGGTGGGTCAAAAGATCGAAGTGATGAATTGAGAGATAAAAAGCGGCGTGGTACAAGTTTAGAAAAAGATTTTTTGCGAAACAAATTATTTACCGATGAATAG
- a CDS encoding GNAT family N-acetyltransferase, with product MNGGSKTFPLLETKRLLLRNIINEDAKNILHYMSDEDVMQYYGLAPFKSLNDALDEISWYQTLLNKKTGIRWGITLKEKGIIIGSCGFHNIVLQHSRAEIGFELSKEMWGKGIAHEAVEAIINYGFNQMDFQRIEALIEPPNLSSQRLVEKLGFMREGLLRNYEFTCGKFYDLYMYSLLKQDFDL from the coding sequence ATGAACGGTGGTAGTAAGACTTTCCCACTACTTGAAACTAAAAGGTTATTATTAAGAAACATCATTAATGAAGATGCGAAAAATATTTTACATTATATGTCTGATGAAGACGTTATGCAATATTATGGCTTAGCTCCTTTTAAATCACTGAATGATGCCCTAGATGAGATTTCTTGGTATCAAACACTCCTAAACAAGAAAACGGGTATTAGATGGGGCATTACCCTTAAAGAGAAAGGAATCATTATTGGAAGTTGCGGCTTTCATAATATTGTTTTACAGCATTCCCGAGCTGAGATTGGGTTTGAATTAAGTAAAGAGATGTGGGGAAAAGGGATTGCTCATGAAGCTGTAGAAGCCATAATAAACTATGGATTTAATCAAATGGATTTTCAGCGTATAGAAGCATTAATCGAGCCACCAAATCTTTCATCACAAAGATTGGTAGAAAAGTTGGGCTTTATGAGAGAAGGATTATTGAGAAATTATGAATTTACATGCGGGAAATTTTATGACTTGTATATGTATTCTTTGTTGAAGCAAGACTTTGACTTGTGA
- a CDS encoding EscU/YscU/HrcU family type III secretion system export apparatus switch protein — protein sequence MMISKHFNHVNRRKVNGPSAAVIRYDEATGDEPTIVAQGKGYVAEKIMAMAKENNIHVEEDTLLLENLLDMDLGENIPPQLYAVIAEILLLIEEMERSY from the coding sequence ATGATGATTTCTAAGCATTTTAATCATGTGAACCGTCGAAAAGTCAATGGACCTTCTGCAGCTGTTATTCGTTACGATGAAGCAACTGGAGATGAACCAACGATCGTTGCTCAAGGAAAAGGCTATGTAGCCGAAAAGATTATGGCTATGGCAAAGGAAAATAATATTCATGTAGAAGAAGATACGTTGCTTCTAGAAAACTTATTAGATATGGACTTGGGGGAAAACATTCCACCCCAGCTTTATGCAGTCATTGCTGAAATTTTATTATTGATTGAGGAAATGGAAAGAAGTTATTAA
- the fliS gene encoding flagellar export chaperone FliS, with translation MISNEALHKKTPQELTALLYEASLDHLESAKDAIESGEYLTANTKLQKAADIFYRLGAGLNYEAGIIADQLDAMYNYLSDKVVTANYEKNTAIIDEVIEHVEILYRAWSDAMKNSVDHDQKVSKLKKNAYEKNSMFKS, from the coding sequence GTGATTTCAAATGAGGCACTACATAAGAAGACCCCTCAAGAATTGACAGCTTTATTGTATGAAGCTAGTCTGGATCATCTTGAGTCAGCCAAGGACGCAATTGAAAGCGGCGAATATTTGACAGCCAATACAAAGCTTCAAAAAGCCGCAGATATCTTCTACCGCCTTGGTGCTGGGTTGAATTATGAAGCAGGGATTATAGCGGATCAATTAGATGCAATGTATAACTATCTTAGTGATAAAGTCGTAACGGCAAACTATGAAAAAAATACCGCTATCATTGATGAAGTCATTGAGCACGTTGAAATACTTTACCGTGCTTGGAGTGACGCTATGAAGAACAGTGTTGATCATGATCAAAAAGTAAGCAAATTGAAAAAAAATGCGTATGAAAAAAATTCAATGTTCAAATCATAA
- a CDS encoding flagellin yields MKINNNIQALNAYRNLNQNQFQTSKNLEKLSSGLRINRASDDAAGLAISEKMRSQIRGLKQAERNAMDGISLIQTAEGALTEVHSILQRMRELAVQAANDTYELEDRETIQQEIDELVNEINSIAEKTEFNTKDLLNGDEATGDAFLTLVFQIGANAGQSVDIEIPKMNATELGLADDDGNITLSVTTREDASEAIGTLSDAINAVSNARAKMGALQNRMEHTINNLQVTHENLTSAESRIRDADMALEMTEFTRNNILNQSATAMLAQANQLPQGILQLLQ; encoded by the coding sequence ATGAAAATTAATAATAATATTCAAGCATTAAATGCATATCGTAATTTAAATCAAAACCAGTTCCAAACATCTAAAAACCTTGAAAAACTTTCGTCAGGATTAAGAATTAATCGCGCCTCAGATGACGCGGCTGGTCTTGCCATTTCAGAGAAAATGCGTTCGCAAATTCGTGGTTTGAAGCAAGCTGAACGAAATGCAATGGACGGTATTTCACTTATTCAAACAGCAGAAGGGGCCCTCACGGAAGTTCATTCTATTCTTCAAAGAATGCGGGAATTAGCAGTGCAAGCGGCAAACGATACTTATGAGTTAGAAGACCGTGAAACAATTCAACAGGAAATTGATGAGCTTGTAAATGAAATTAACAGTATTGCTGAAAAAACCGAGTTTAATACAAAAGATTTATTGAATGGTGATGAAGCAACTGGCGATGCATTTTTAACACTCGTTTTCCAAATCGGTGCTAATGCTGGTCAATCTGTGGACATTGAAATTCCTAAAATGAATGCTACAGAATTAGGTCTTGCTGATGATGATGGGAATATTACTTTAAGCGTCACGACGCGTGAGGATGCTAGTGAAGCAATTGGAACATTATCTGATGCGATTAATGCTGTCTCTAATGCTCGAGCTAAAATGGGGGCTCTTCAAAATCGAATGGAACATACAATTAATAACTTGCAAGTGACACATGAGAATTTAACGAGTGCAGAATCACGAATTCGCGACGCTGATATGGCACTTGAAATGACTGAATTTACGCGTAACAACATTCTTAACCAGTCTGCTACAGCGATGCTCGCTCAAGCGAACCAGCTGCCACAGGGTATTTTACAGTTGTTGCAGTAA
- a CDS encoding YaaR family protein, giving the protein MDVQKLGRTNLNKPVSKSSTNGTEAKISFQEIMQRGRNSAEYERLGQLMQKIDDQGKTLSESRTVEELRKYKQLVKEFMDDAVKLGLSLEERKGFNRRGRTKVYKIVREVDRKLLDLTDAVLNEQKKSLDILNMVGEIKGLLVNIYA; this is encoded by the coding sequence ATGGATGTACAAAAACTAGGTCGTACAAATTTAAATAAGCCGGTGTCTAAAAGCAGTACTAATGGAACAGAAGCAAAAATCTCTTTTCAAGAGATCATGCAACGTGGACGCAACAGTGCTGAATATGAACGGTTAGGCCAATTGATGCAAAAAATTGACGATCAAGGAAAAACACTGTCTGAATCACGGACTGTTGAAGAGTTAAGAAAATATAAGCAACTTGTAAAAGAATTTATGGATGATGCCGTTAAATTAGGTCTGAGCCTAGAAGAGCGAAAAGGGTTTAATCGAAGAGGACGTACGAAAGTATATAAGATAGTCCGAGAAGTTGATAGGAAATTATTAGATTTAACTGACGCTGTGCTTAATGAGCAAAAAAAGAGCTTGGATATTCTTAATATGGTTGGTGAAATTAAAGGCTTGCTAGTAAATATATATGCGTAA
- the namA gene encoding NADPH dehydrogenase NamA: protein MSSNTALFSPFTIKNVTFKNRIAMSPMCMYSSTNKDGKVAPWHYTHYISRAVGQVGLIMVEATAVQMEGRISPYDLGIWDDQHIPDLKKLVDRIKEHGAKTAIQLAHAGRKAELNSSIYAPSPLAFESMKQPLGMSKADITDTITAFKEGARRAKEAGFDVIEIHGAHGYLINQFLSPLTNKREDDFGGDREKRFSFLDKIIKAVKTIWDGPIFVRLSVDEYTEGGNTMDDFIYYAKKMKTLGIDLIDCSTGGVIHTPIHTYPGYQIVHAETIKLNANIATGAVGMITSALQAEEILQNDRADLIFIGRALLKDPYWPRTAAVELNEKLDPPVPYQHGW from the coding sequence ATGTCGTCAAACACAGCATTATTTTCCCCTTTTACAATTAAGAACGTTACATTCAAAAACAGAATTGCCATGTCCCCAATGTGTATGTATTCATCTACTAACAAAGACGGTAAAGTTGCACCATGGCATTACACTCATTACATCAGTAGAGCAGTAGGTCAAGTAGGGTTAATTATGGTTGAAGCGACTGCTGTCCAAATGGAAGGGCGTATCTCACCATATGATTTAGGCATATGGGATGATCAGCACATTCCTGATTTAAAGAAGCTTGTAGATAGGATAAAAGAACATGGTGCCAAAACAGCTATTCAATTGGCCCATGCTGGAAGAAAGGCTGAATTAAATAGTTCTATCTATGCACCATCACCACTTGCTTTTGAAAGTATGAAACAGCCGTTGGGGATGTCCAAAGCAGATATTACTGACACGATTACCGCTTTTAAAGAAGGTGCAAGGCGAGCTAAAGAGGCTGGTTTTGATGTGATTGAAATTCATGGTGCACATGGTTATTTAATAAATCAATTTCTTTCTCCACTCACTAATAAAAGAGAAGATGATTTTGGTGGTGATCGTGAAAAGCGCTTTTCTTTCTTAGATAAGATCATTAAAGCCGTCAAAACGATCTGGGATGGCCCAATATTTGTTCGACTGTCAGTAGATGAATACACTGAAGGCGGCAATACTATGGATGACTTTATTTATTATGCTAAAAAAATGAAAACATTAGGCATAGACCTTATCGATTGCAGTACAGGTGGGGTTATTCATACACCAATACACACTTATCCAGGCTATCAAATTGTGCATGCGGAAACGATCAAACTTAACGCTAACATCGCGACTGGGGCAGTAGGAATGATCACGAGCGCTCTTCAAGCAGAGGAAATTTTACAAAATGACAGAGCAGATTTAATTTTTATCGGCAGGGCATTATTAAAAGATCCCTATTGGCCTCGCACTGCAGCTGTCGAATTAAATGAAAAGCTCGATCCACCTGTACCATATCAACACGGATGGTAA
- a CDS encoding CBS domain-containing protein: MQNLEENDVLNYSITSFLISAEQVAHTQPENSLEHALLVLVKSGYTAVPVLDNSFKLKGIISKAQILDSILGIERIEPEKLNNWKVEEIMTQDIACVKRDDPFEKVMSLSINHPFICVEDSTGAFSGIIPRSKILAFLNGYFHEQRKQDRS, from the coding sequence ATGCAAAATTTAGAAGAGAATGATGTGCTAAATTACTCTATAACATCGTTTCTAATATCCGCTGAGCAAGTAGCACATACCCAGCCTGAAAATAGTCTAGAACATGCGCTTTTAGTTTTAGTCAAATCAGGTTATACAGCTGTGCCTGTTTTAGATAATTCATTCAAACTTAAGGGTATTATTAGTAAAGCTCAAATTTTAGACTCCATTCTGGGGATCGAGCGTATCGAACCAGAGAAACTCAACAATTGGAAAGTAGAGGAAATAATGACACAGGACATTGCGTGTGTTAAACGTGATGATCCTTTTGAAAAAGTAATGTCGCTATCAATTAATCACCCCTTTATTTGTGTAGAAGACTCTACAGGTGCCTTTTCTGGTATTATTCCACGGAGCAAAATATTAGCTTTTCTTAATGGTTATTTCCATGAACAACGTAAACAGGACCGTTCATAA
- a CDS encoding divergent polysaccharide deacetylase family protein — protein MSILRFTFLFLLSSLIVISNGNSLNVSAASPEAKAAIIIDDFGGIGKGSNEFLTHDIPVTVAVMPFLENSRIVAEKAHEAGFEVMIHLPMEPKQGKKSWLGPNPILDSLSDEEIRSRVREAIEDVPYASGINQHMGSKIVENEQIMRIILQVAKEHNLYVIDSGTNPNSCIPKLCEQANMLYGERDLFLDNTQSSRHHTYKMALKLAELAEQNGQAIGIGHVGIKGLDTFHALQEAKPYFAEKNVDIVPVSHLLKSPIEKDPWHFWEESF, from the coding sequence ATGTCCATATTACGTTTTACCTTCTTATTTCTTTTGAGCAGCCTTATTGTCATAAGTAATGGTAACAGTCTAAATGTCTCAGCAGCCTCTCCAGAAGCAAAAGCTGCCATTATAATCGATGATTTTGGTGGGATAGGTAAAGGATCAAACGAATTTCTTACACATGATATTCCTGTCACAGTGGCCGTCATGCCTTTTTTAGAAAATTCCCGCATAGTGGCTGAAAAGGCTCATGAAGCAGGGTTTGAGGTGATGATTCATTTGCCCATGGAACCAAAGCAAGGAAAAAAATCGTGGCTTGGTCCAAACCCTATTCTAGATAGCTTATCCGATGAAGAAATTAGATCACGGGTTCGAGAAGCAATTGAGGACGTGCCATACGCTAGTGGTATTAACCAACATATGGGCTCAAAAATTGTGGAGAACGAACAAATAATGAGGATCATTTTACAAGTAGCAAAAGAGCATAACCTTTATGTAATCGATAGCGGCACAAACCCCAATTCGTGCATTCCAAAGTTATGTGAACAAGCTAACATGTTATACGGTGAAAGGGACCTTTTTCTTGATAATACTCAGTCTTCTCGACACCACACTTACAAAATGGCTTTAAAATTAGCTGAACTTGCAGAACAAAATGGCCAAGCTATCGGCATTGGGCACGTGGGTATTAAAGGACTGGATACCTTTCATGCTTTACAGGAAGCAAAGCCATATTTTGCTGAAAAGAATGTTGACATCGTCCCGGTATCCCATCTACTAAAATCACCGATTGAAAAGGATCCTTGGCATTTCTGGGAAGAAAGCTTTTAA
- a CDS encoding MerR family transcriptional regulator: MPLAFSYKDKKVISIGITSELTGLSERQIRYYEERKLVFPERSKGGTRKYSFADVERLVEIANKMEDGMQTFEIRKEEMKKADVRDKMLRGQLNAAFKIRK; encoded by the coding sequence ATTCCTTTGGCATTCAGTTACAAGGATAAGAAAGTAATTAGTATCGGCATCACAAGTGAACTAACAGGACTGTCCGAACGTCAAATTCGTTATTATGAAGAACGAAAACTGGTCTTCCCAGAGCGTAGTAAAGGTGGCACACGAAAGTATTCGTTTGCAGATGTAGAGAGGCTTGTAGAGATTGCAAACAAAATGGAAGATGGTATGCAGACGTTTGAAATTCGTAAAGAAGAAATGAAAAAGGCTGATGTTCGAGATAAAATGCTTCGTGGGCAATTAAATGCTGCCTTTAAAATTAGGAAATAA
- a CDS encoding ion transporter, with protein sequence MNRHVTNTKWKTKLNDVVSHPFFNGTVITLILINAVVVGLETYPHLYSEYRPEFWIADRVLLWVFTVEISLRLLAAPHPKTFFKNSWNWFDFIIVAAGHIFAGAHFVTVLRILRVLRVFRAISVIPSLRRLVDALLMTIPALGNIMLLMSIIFYIFAVIGTMLFQETAPEYFGSLQLSLLTLFQVVTLESWASEVMRPIFAELPWAWVYFVAFVLVGTFVIFNLFIGVIVNNVEKVEIAEQEVEETSDELKELRKDVRELKALIKKQLTDKQ encoded by the coding sequence ATGAATCGTCATGTTACAAACACTAAATGGAAAACAAAACTCAATGACGTTGTTTCCCATCCATTTTTTAATGGTACAGTCATAACGCTCATTCTTATTAATGCTGTTGTTGTAGGGTTAGAAACGTATCCTCATTTATATTCAGAATATCGACCTGAATTCTGGATAGCGGATAGGGTTTTGCTTTGGGTCTTCACTGTCGAAATTTCCCTTCGCTTACTAGCAGCTCCTCATCCTAAAACTTTCTTTAAAAACAGTTGGAATTGGTTTGATTTTATCATTGTCGCTGCCGGCCATATATTTGCTGGTGCCCACTTCGTTACTGTCTTAAGAATTCTGCGTGTGCTTCGTGTTTTTAGAGCTATTTCTGTCATCCCATCGTTACGACGTCTAGTAGACGCACTCTTGATGACCATTCCTGCTTTAGGTAATATTATGCTTCTTATGAGCATCATCTTTTACATTTTTGCTGTTATTGGAACCATGCTATTTCAAGAGACAGCACCTGAGTATTTCGGAAGTTTGCAACTTTCCCTTCTTACCCTCTTTCAAGTCGTCACTTTAGAATCGTGGGCTAGTGAGGTCATGCGGCCTATTTTTGCAGAACTACCTTGGGCTTGGGTTTATTTTGTAGCTTTCGTACTTGTTGGGACCTTTGTTATTTTTAATTTATTCATCGGTGTTATTGTAAATAATGTTGAAAAAGTAGAAATCGCTGAACAGGAAGTAGAAGAAACTTCAGACGAATTGAAAGAATTGCGTAAAGATGTAAGAGAATTAAAAGCACTTATTAAAAAGCAACTTACTGACAAGCAATAG
- a CDS encoding NAD(P)/FAD-dependent oxidoreductase, whose translation MKNSQYDVVIVGGGLAGLTSAAYLAYHGKKVALLERGKLGGRAMTIQLKGYQFNFGAHAIYARDTSYLTKIEQELDLRIHWEDFSQLKAKYDMGEEATVITSNIGGLLQTKLLKGFDKFRFAYHMLFTTLGFEKGDPNLSIQEWIELRKISPAVKEMMLNLATTNFFSGDPDSIPSDVFFNYYRRLFKTNIPVSFIQGGWKVLIEEYKRVIKENNGAIYEKTKISDVVTKQNRITEVQTKKHAFSGEQFIFAIPPEELQKLLHDTAIKSELERYTDYEPTYVMFYDVGLKKRIESDYTYIFDKNRQIFVTDISYYDMEAAPEGGQLLQAVGYLKQSDINDPAAHDAMIEKMERFYDKHFPGWRKTLVIPRASKKPVLQAIRWTMNQRGLPLHFDALPNVFFAGDWCQGYGQLSEVSFSSAYLVSNSILNKHSVMNKS comes from the coding sequence ATGAAAAACAGCCAGTACGATGTGGTCATCGTAGGAGGAGGTCTAGCTGGATTAACCTCAGCCGCATATTTAGCTTATCACGGCAAAAAAGTGGCGCTATTAGAAAGAGGTAAACTTGGTGGTAGGGCTATGACAATCCAACTTAAAGGCTATCAATTTAATTTTGGAGCTCATGCTATTTATGCAAGAGATACCTCTTACCTTACTAAAATTGAACAAGAATTAGACCTTCGTATTCATTGGGAAGACTTCTCTCAATTAAAAGCTAAATATGATATGGGTGAAGAAGCAACTGTTATTACAAGTAATATCGGGGGCCTCTTACAAACAAAACTTCTCAAAGGATTTGATAAATTTCGTTTCGCTTATCATATGCTTTTTACGACATTAGGATTTGAGAAAGGTGACCCTAATTTATCGATCCAGGAATGGATTGAGTTACGGAAAATAAGTCCAGCAGTTAAAGAAATGATGTTAAATCTCGCTACAACAAATTTTTTCTCTGGAGATCCTGATAGTATTCCTAGCGATGTTTTCTTTAATTATTATCGACGTCTTTTTAAAACAAATATACCCGTTAGCTTCATACAAGGTGGTTGGAAAGTTCTAATTGAAGAATATAAACGAGTCATTAAAGAAAATAACGGCGCTATCTATGAAAAAACTAAAATATCCGACGTTGTTACAAAGCAAAATCGTATTACAGAAGTACAAACGAAAAAACATGCTTTTTCAGGTGAACAATTTATTTTTGCAATCCCTCCAGAAGAACTACAAAAGTTATTACATGACACAGCCATTAAGTCTGAATTAGAAAGGTATACGGATTACGAACCGACTTATGTCATGTTTTATGATGTCGGTTTGAAAAAAAGGATTGAGTCAGACTATACGTATATTTTTGATAAAAACAGACAAATTTTCGTGACGGATATTTCTTATTATGATATGGAGGCTGCACCAGAAGGCGGCCAGTTATTACAAGCAGTTGGCTATTTAAAGCAAAGTGATATTAATGATCCTGCAGCACATGACGCCATGATTGAAAAAATGGAGCGCTTCTATGATAAACATTTTCCTGGATGGCGAAAAACGTTAGTTATTCCTAGAGCTTCTAAAAAACCTGTTTTACAAGCTATACGTTGGACGATGAATCAGCGAGGACTTCCATTGCACTTCGACGCGCTCCCTAACGTTTTTTTCGCTGGTGATTGGTGTCAAGGTTATGGTCAGCTATCTGAAGTGTCCTTCTCAAGTGCCTATCTCGTAAGTAATAGCATTCTAAACAAACACAGTGTTATGAATAAGTCCTGA
- the proC gene encoding pyrroline-5-carboxylate reductase, protein MNTMISILGAGSMAEALICGWVKSGQMAPQNILVTNRSNDQRLEELSTTYGVKTTRKIDELMTHGHMLLIACKPKDWKLALKPLQRHLTHDIPLVSVMAGITTEALEDFFSTLNVPVIRTIPNTSAVVNASMTPMALGKWVDEDHVSRVKDTFKLVGETAEVPEKTMDALTALTGTGPAYIYYLMEAMELAAVKIGIDQNLARHLVSQTLLGAGLRVQENDSSPAVLYQQIMSPGGTTEAGFNVLREQQMQDIIISCIEKAAERSKELGALTNDRALTSKNVENDVR, encoded by the coding sequence ATGAATACGATGATTAGTATACTTGGTGCAGGTTCTATGGCAGAAGCTCTTATTTGTGGATGGGTGAAAAGCGGACAAATGGCACCACAAAATATTTTAGTTACAAACAGATCGAATGATCAACGTCTTGAAGAACTATCGACTACTTACGGGGTAAAAACGACACGCAAAATAGATGAGCTCATGACACATGGCCACATGCTACTTATTGCTTGTAAACCAAAAGACTGGAAACTGGCGTTAAAGCCGTTACAACGTCACTTGACTCATGACATCCCCCTCGTTTCTGTCATGGCTGGCATCACAACTGAAGCTTTAGAAGACTTCTTCTCTACTTTAAATGTGCCTGTTATTCGCACTATACCAAATACTTCTGCGGTCGTAAATGCTTCGATGACACCAATGGCGCTGGGGAAATGGGTTGACGAAGACCATGTGTCTAGAGTAAAAGATACCTTTAAGTTAGTTGGGGAAACTGCAGAAGTTCCCGAAAAAACGATGGATGCCCTCACAGCTTTAACCGGAACTGGCCCAGCCTATATTTATTACTTAATGGAAGCGATGGAATTGGCAGCAGTAAAAATTGGTATCGATCAGAATCTCGCGAGACATCTCGTCTCTCAAACATTGTTAGGGGCCGGTTTGCGTGTACAGGAAAACGACTCTTCCCCAGCTGTTTTATACCAGCAAATTATGAGTCCAGGAGGTACAACTGAAGCCGGATTCAATGTATTAAGAGAGCAACAAATGCAGGACATCATTATTTCCTGCATAGAAAAAGCAGCTGAACGATCAAAGGAGCTGGGAGCACTGACAAATGATCGCGCCCTCACCTCTAAAAACGTAGAAAATGACGTAAGGTAG
- a CDS encoding SDR family oxidoreductase — translation MKRCLKNDVIVITGASGGIGKELAIEVAQQGGTPVLLARSVDKLKGVSDYICHTTGIKAPIYELDVSDLNEVNTVFNTIYKDIGAITALINNAGFAVFDTVADADLVDMENMFKVNVFGTIACTKQVLPYMMTQGYGHIIFIASIASKIPTPKASVYSATKHAVLGFANALRMELHESPLHVSIVNPGPVRTDFFNVADKSGNYEKNVQNYMLEPTYVSKKTARLLRKPKREINLPIWMGAGAMLYQLCPSLFQKILGKHMNKK, via the coding sequence ATGAAAAGGTGTTTAAAAAATGATGTTATTGTGATTACAGGAGCATCTGGAGGAATTGGTAAAGAATTAGCCATTGAAGTTGCTCAACAAGGAGGGACGCCAGTCTTACTTGCCCGCTCGGTTGATAAGTTAAAAGGAGTTTCAGACTATATATGTCATACAACTGGCATTAAAGCACCAATATATGAATTAGATGTGTCAGATCTTAATGAGGTAAATACTGTATTTAACACTATTTATAAGGATATAGGTGCTATTACAGCCCTTATAAATAATGCCGGATTTGCAGTGTTTGACACTGTAGCAGATGCTGACTTAGTAGATATGGAAAACATGTTTAAAGTAAATGTATTTGGAACGATTGCATGTACAAAGCAGGTTCTTCCATACATGATGACGCAAGGTTATGGACACATTATTTTTATCGCGTCAATCGCTAGCAAAATTCCCACACCTAAAGCCAGTGTCTATTCAGCTACGAAGCACGCTGTTCTCGGTTTTGCAAATGCTTTAAGGATGGAGCTTCATGAGAGTCCTCTCCATGTAAGCATCGTTAATCCGGGTCCTGTTCGTACTGATTTTTTCAATGTTGCTGATAAATCAGGTAATTATGAGAAAAATGTTCAAAATTATATGCTGGAGCCAACGTACGTGTCTAAAAAAACAGCACGCTTATTAAGAAAGCCGAAACGAGAAATTAATCTCCCGATATGGATGGGAGCAGGTGCTATGTTATATCAACTGTGTCCCAGCTTGTTTCAAAAAATACTTGGTAAACATATGAATAAAAAATGA